CCTTAACGGTGTTCGGACGAGCGGAACCGCTAGTCAGACCCGCAGCCTTCTTCAGCAGAACCGAAGCAGGTGTGGATTTGGTTTCGAAAGTGAAGCTACGGTCGCTGTAGACAGTGATGATCACTGGAGTCGGCAGACCTGGCTCAAGACCCTGAGTACGGGCGTTGAAAGCCTTGCAGAATTCCATGATGTTCACGCCATGCTGACCCAGAGCAGGACCAACAGGTGGGCTTGGGTTAGCCTGAGCGGCCTTCACTTGCAGCTTGATGTAAGCGGTAATCTTCTTGGCCATGAGGCACTCCAATTACGGGTTCGAACGCCTCGAAAGGCTCCCCGGTTACTTGCGCGTTTATCCCAGTGACGACAAAACCCCACAGCCTAGGGCTGCGGGGTTGGGATGCTTGCCCAGCTAGACCTTTTCGACCTGACTGAACTCTAACTCTACCGGAGTAGAGCGACCGAAAATGAGCACTGCCACTTGGATCCGGCTCTTTTCGTAGTTAACTTCTTCAACCGTGCCGGTAAAATCAGCAAACGGTCCGTCATTCACACGTACCGACTCGCCCGGCTCGAATAATGTCTTCGGCTTCGGCTTGTCGCTACCATCAGCAACGCGACGCAGAATCGCTTCCGCCTCTTTATCTGTGATCGGCGCAGGCTTATCAGCAGTACCGCCGATAAAACCCATTACCCGAGGAGTATCCTTGACCAAGTGCCAAGTACCCTCATTCATGTCCATCTGAACCAGCACATAACCCGGGAAGAATTTGCGCTCGCTTTTGCGCTTCTGGCCATTGCGCATTTCAACCACTTCTTCAGTGGGGACCAGAATCTCGCCGAAGCCATCTTCCATGCCAGCCAGCTTTACGCGCTCGACGAGCGAGCGCATTACATGCTTCTCGTAACCGGAGTAAGCATGCACAACGTACCAACGCTTAGCCACGGGACACCCTTAGCCGACAATCAAAGAAACAAGCCAGCCGAGCAGGGAATCAAGCCCCCACAACAGCAACGCCATAACCAGAACAACAGCCACAACGATCAACGTGGTCTGCGTGGTTTCCTGGCGAGTTGGCCATACGACTTTACGAATCTCGGTGCGCGCCTCTTTGACAAGCACAAAGAAAGACCTGCCCTTGATTGTCTGCAGGCCTACAAAGGCAGCTACAGCAGCAATCACGAGCAAAGCGAGTACACGGTACAGGATCGGCGAAGCAGAATAATACTGATTGCCAACAACGCCAACAACCACCAAAGCGACTACTACTAGCCACTTGAGCAGATCGAAGCGAGAGCCTTGAGCTTCAGCTTTAGGAGTCATCTATGAAGATCCTGTGAAAAGAAAGCCAGACACACCTGGTGAATCTGGCAGGTCAGGAGGGAATCGAACCCCCAACCTACGGTTTTGGAGACCGTCGCTCTGCCAATTGAGCTACTGACCTAAAACGAAATCAGGCCGACCATTATGCCGATCTGAAAAAGACTTTACAACAACTTACTCAACGACCTCGACCATCCCACCGACACCAGAGCAAACAACGACCCTCGCGAACAGCACGAAACAACCACAAGCCATTAAAACAAAGGCAGATATTTTCATATCTGCCTTGTTATATGGAGCTCTTGAGCGGATTTGAACCGCTGACCTCACCCTTACCAAGGGTGTGCTCTACCAACTGAGCTACAAGAGCGCAACACTTTGCAAAACCTGCAAACTTGGAGCGGGTAGCGGGAATCGAACCCGCATCATCAGCTTGGAAGGCTGAGGTTCTACCACTAAACTATACCCGCGAGGCTTGCAGCTCTCGCTAAAAATGGTGGAGGGGGAAGGATTCGAACCTTCGAAGTCGTAGACGTCAGATTTACAGTCTGATCCCTTTGGCCGCTCGGGAACCCCTCCTAAGCGAGCCGGCATTCTACATCATGCCAGCCTTCTGTCAAGCATTTTTCTCATTAAAAACCTGAGCTTAGCTGCGTTGACCTCGCTTCGCATTGCTAACCGTTAAAGATCTTCACTGCGGAGCGGGCGCCATTCTATGCAAACTATTCGACGGGTGCAACCCCCTCGCACGGCATTATTTTATGTTTTAACTCATTGAATTCTTTAGAAAGGTTTTGCAACTGCGAGTCACCCAGCAAACGCTGGCTCTCCGGGGCTATGCGCACCCAGTAACCAGCATATTCGGGGAGATCCTTCGGCAGGGACTGAAACTTGATATCCATGTCACTCAATCGACGCTCGATTATCTGGGCGATTTCCGGTCGAGCAGAACCTCCCAGATAGAGACAACTGCTATCCGCCTGCGTAGATTTTCCTTTGTCTCGAGTAGCATCAGTTGCCTCGCTCAACAAACGAATATCCTGCTGCGAGCCGCGATACAAACTCAAAGGGGTTACATCTTTCGCGCGAAGCGGAGCCTCCTGCTGGTGCCAGACGTAATAGAACATATTGAGAACAAGCAACAGCAGGAACAACCAACGCATAAAAACCTCAGGACAAGGGACACGCCATCGCCAAACCTACAAATACCAGGTCTGGAACCACCCTGGCCTCGGGCACAATCTCGGAGACCAGATCAGCATCCCCTCCAGTCAGGAAGACTGCGAAATCATCCCCCCAATAGCTGCGCGCCAACTCTAGCTGAGTCAGGACAAACCCTCTCAACATTAGCAAACAACCTCGCTCGACCGCCTCGACGGTTGTACGCCCAGGAACCAGACTCTCCAAAGCGCGCTCGCCAGCAAGATCTCCATAGCGAATTCTACGGGTATGGGTACGTAGCTGGTTGCGCATCAAAGGCATTCCCGGACAGATAAATCCTCCGAGATGCTCACCATCCCCTGCAATAAAGTCAGCCGTAACAGCGGTACCAAAGTCGAGCACCAGACAAGCACCCGAAGCCAGATGAAATCCTCCGAGCACGGCAAGCCAGCGATCAAGCCCTAGCCGTTCGAACTCCTCATAGCCATTTCGAACCCCGGACATCTCCCGAGCTGGCGCCGCGCACACTACGGAAACGCTGAAAGCCTCTGTCAGCAGAGAAATCAGCGCACTGGTTTCTTCGGCGGTTCTGACACTGACTAAACGACAGTGCATGAGAGCGAGCCCCTTGAGCCCCTTCAAGCTCTCCAGCAATGCGAGATCCGCATCAACGACCCCCTCGCCAACCACCCGCCGGACATCCTCGCCGAGCACACGCCACTTGATGAAACTGTTTCCACAATCGAGCTCAAGAATCATCACGCAGCCTCAGGCTGAGCTCGCCACCACTAAAGACCTTCTCCACACCATTCACCTTCAAGCGCAAGGCACCCTGACTATCGATACCCAGCACCTCTCCATCTATTTGACTCACACCGGCAATCAACGACACTGCCCGCCCTTGCCATAGATGATTTTGCTCCCACTCCGCCTGGATAGCTGGAAATCCGCCGACCTGGTGGCGATTTAAATAGGCCTGGAGCGTCAACCCTAACTCCGCAACCAGATGATTGCGATCAACGGCCTTACCTGACTCGAGGCGCATGGACGTCCATTGCTGATCAACCTCATCGGTCATCTGCATGTTCACATTTATTCCGACACCGATCACCACGTGACACACATCAGCAGGATCCCCCACTAATTCGAGCAGTATTCCCGCAATCTTTTGCTGCCCCACCAGAACATCATTCGGCCACTTCAACCCCACACCTGAAATACCAAGCCCTCGCAAGGCTTGCATTACGGCAAGCCCGACAACAAGACTCAAGCCTTCCAGCTGTCGCATCCCACCATCAATGCGCAGTACGAGACTGTAATAGATGTTTTCCGCGAACGGGCTCACCCATTTACGTCCACGCCGCCCACGACCAGCCGTCTGCCGCTCAGCGAGCACCAGAAATGGCGCAGGCTGGCCACGCTCGATAGCGCGCAAGGCTTCAGCATTGGTGGAGTCAATTGAATCGAAGACCAGAATGGGCCACTCACAAGAAGGCGCCCGCACGCTTATTTCCGCAGGATCAAGCAGTGTCAATGGCACAGCCAGTTGATAGCCGCGACCGCGCACTTTGTGAATGGATAAACCGAGCTCGGCTTCCAAGTGCTGAAGCTGCTTCCATACAGCGCTACGACTGACGCCCAAGGCAGCACCCAGGGCTTGGCCCGAATGGAATCGACCATCCTTAAGAAGCTTTAACAACGTCAGCATGCAAGTCCCGCCTCACAATGAGGCCCGCATAATAGCCATGCCCCGGGCTGTTGCATAGAAACCCTACAAGCGAGATTTTCCTGCGGACAAAACAAAACCCCTACCTGCAGACGCAGATAGGGGTTTCGGAATTCAATCTTGACGATGACCTACTCTCACATGGGGAAACCCCACACTACCATCGGCGATGCATCGTTTCACTGCTGAGTTCGGGATGGGATCAGGTGGTTCCAATGCTCTATGGTCGTCAAGAAATTCGGGTACTGAGTCGTGACCAGCTGGCCTCGCTTCAGCAAATTGGGTATGTAATAGATTTGTGTGTTTGTTTCTCGAACTTTCGGTTCGTTGCGTCTTCACACACCGCAATCTGGCCTTTCGACGCAAATTGCTTGGGTGTTATATGGTCAAGCCTCACGGGCAATTAGTATTGGTTAGCTCAACGCCTCACAGCGCTTACACACCCAACCTATCAACGTCGTAGTCTTCGACGGCCCTTCAGGGGACTCAAGGTCCCAGTGAGATCTCATCTTGAGGCTAGTTTCCCGCTTAGATGCTTTCAGCGGTTATCTATTCCGAACATAGCTACCCGGCAATGCCACTGGCGTGACAACCGGAACACCAGAGGTTCGTCCACTCCGGTCCTCTCGTACTAGGAGCAGCCCCTCTCAAATCTCAAACGTCCACGGCAGATAGGGACCGAACTGTCTCACGACGTTCTAAACCCAGCTCGCGTACCACTTTAAATGGCGAACAGCCATACCCTTGGGACCGGCTTCAGCCCCAGGATGTGATGAGCCGACATCGAGGTGCCAAACACCGCCGTCGATATGAACTCTTGGGCGGTATCAGCCTGTTATCCCCGGAGTACCTTTTATCCGTTGAGCGATGGCCCTTCCATACAGAACCACCGGATCACTAAGACCTACTTTCGTACCTGCTCGACGTGTCTGTCTCGCAGTCAAGCGCGCTTTTGCCTTTATACTCTACGACCGATTTCCGACCGGTCTGAGCGCACCTTCGTACTCCTCCGTTACTCTTTAGGAGGAGACCGCCCCAGTCAAACTACCCACCATACACTGTCCTCGATCCGGATAACGGACCTGAGTTAGAACCTCAAAGTTGCCAGGGTGGTATTTCAAGGTTGGCTCCACGCGAACTGGCGTCCACGCTTCAAAGCCTCCCACCTATCCTACACAAGCAAATTCAAAGTCCAGTGCAAAGCTATAGTAAAGGTTCACGGGGTCTTTCCGTCTAGCCGCGGATACACTGCATCTTCACAGCGATTTCAATTTCACTGAGTCTCGGGTGGAGACAGCGCCGCCATCGTTACGCCATTCGTGCAGGTCGGAACTTACCCGACAAGGAATTTCGCTACCTTAGGACCGTTATAGTTACGGCCGCCGTTTACCGGGGCTTCGATCAAGAGCTTCGCGTTAGCTAACCCCATCAATTAACCTTCCGGCACCGGGCAGGCGTCACACCCTATACGTCCACTTTCGTGTTTGCAGAGTGCTGTGTTTTTAATAAACAGTCGCAGCGGCCTGGTATCTTCGACCGGCATGGGCTTACGCAGTAAATGCTTCACCCTCACCGGCGCACCTTCTCCCGAAGTTACGGTGCCATTTTGCCTAGTTCCTTCACCCGAGTTCTCTCAAGCGCCTTGGTATTCTCTACCCAACCACCTGTGTCGGTTTGGGGTACGGTTCCTGGTTACCTGAAGCTTAGAAGCTTTTCTTGGAAGCATGGCATCAACCACTTCGTGTTCTAAAAGAACACTCGTCATCAGCTCTCGGCCTTAGAATCCCGGATTTACCTAAGATTCCAGCCTACCACCTTAAACTTGGACAACCAACGCCAAGCTGGCCTAGCCTTCTCCGTCCCTCCATCGCAATAACCAGAAGTACAGGAATATTAACCTGTTTTCCATCGACTACGCTTTTCAGCCTCGCCTTAGGGACCGACTAACCCTGCGTCGATTAACGTTGCGCAGGAAACCTTGGTCTTTCGGCGTGGGTGTTTTTCACACCCATTGTCGTTACTCATGTCAGCATTCGCACTTCTGATACCTCCAGCAAGCTTCTCAACTCACCTTCACAGGCTTACAGAACGCTCCTCTACCGCATCACCTAAGTGATACCCGTAGCTTCGGTGTATGGTTTGAGCCCCGTTACATCTTCCGCGCAGGCCGACTCGACTAGTGAGCTATTACGCTTTCTTTAAAGGGTGGCTGCTTCTAAGCCAACCTCCTAGCTGTCTAAGCCTTCCCACATCGTTTCCCACTTAACCATAACTTTGGGACCTTAGCTGACGGTCTGGGTTGTTTCCCTTTTCACGACGGACGTTAGCACCCGCCGTGTGTCTCCCATGCTCGGCACTTGTAGGTATTCGGAGTTTGCATCGGTTTGGTAAGTCGGGATGACCCCCTAGCCGAAACAGTGCTCTACCCCCTACAGTGATACATGAGGCGCTACCTAAATAGCTTTCGAGGAGAACCAGCTATCTCCGAGCTTGATTAGCCTTTCACTCCGATCCACAGGTCATCCGCTAACTTTTCAACGGTAGTCGGTTCGGTCCTCCAGTTAGTGTTACCCAACCTTCAACCTGCCCATGGATAGATCGCCCGGTTTCGGGTCTATTCCCAGCGACTAGACGCCCTATTAAGACTCGCTTTCGCTACGCCTCCCCTATTCGGTTAAGCTCGCCACTGAAAATAAGTCGCTGACCCATTATACAAAAGGTACGCAGTCACCCAACAAAGTGGGCTCCCACTGCTTGTACGCATACGGTTTCAGGATCTATTTCACTCCCCTCTCCGGGGTTCTTTTCGCCTTTCCCTCACGGTACTAGTTCACTATCGGTCAGTCAGTAGTATTTAGCCTTGGAGGATGGTCCCCCCATATTCAGACAAAGTTTCTCGTGCTCCGTCCTACTCGATTTCATGACTAAGAGATTTTCGCGTACAGGGCTATCACCCACTATGGCCGCACTTTCCAGAGCGTTCCGCTAATCTCAAAGCCACTTAAGGGCTAGTCCCCGTTCGCTCGCCACTACTAAGGGAATCTCGGTTGATTTCTTTTCCTCAGGGTACTTAGATGTTTCAGTTCCCCTGGTTCGCTTCTTAAGCCTATGTATTCAGCTTAAGATACCTAACTTATGTTAGGTGGGTTCCCCCATTCAGACATCTCCGGATCAAAGTCTGTTTGCCGACTCCCCGAAGCTTTTCGCAGGCTACCACGTCTTTCATCGCCTCTGACTGCCAAGGCATCCACCGTATGCGCTTCTTCACTTGACCATATAACCCCAAGCAATCTGGTTATACTGTGAAGACGACATTCGCCGAAAATTCGCGATTAAACTCACAAATTTTACCTTAGCCTGAACAACACCAGTGAAAGTGCCATCCAGTCTATCTTTCTATCACATACCCAAATTTTTAAAGAACGATCTAATCAAAGACTAGAAATCAACATTCAACACCGTCTTGGTGGAATGCTCATTTCTAAGCTTTCAACAAACAGAAGCAGTAGTGGTGGAGCCAAACGGGATCGAACCGTTGACCTCCTGCGTGCAAGGCAGGCGCTCTCCCAGCTGAGCTATGGCCCCGTATTTCTACAGGCGTTTCCCACACAAAATTGGTGGGTCTGGGCAGATTCGAACTGCCGACCTCACCCTTATCAGGGGTGCGCTCTAACCAACTGAGCTACAGACCCAATTTCGGGCTGCTTCTTATCGTCTTCTTCAATGAATCAAGCAATTCGTGTGGGAACTTATGGAGCAGCTGATGTCGTCGATTAAGGAGGTGATCCAGCCGCAGGTTCCCCTACGGCTACCTTGTTACGACTTCACCCCAGTCATGAATCACACCGTGGTAACCGTCCTCCCGAAGGTTAGACTAGCTACTTCTGGTGCAACCCACTCCCATGGTGTGACGGGCGGTGTGTACAAGGCCCGGGAACGTATTCACCGCGACATTCTGATTCGCGATTACTAGCGATTCCGACTTCACGCAGTCGAGTTGCAGACTGCGATCCGGACTACGATCGGTTTTATGGGATTAGCTCCACCTCGCGGCTTGGCAACCCTCTGTACCGACCATTGTAGCACGTGTGTAGCCCAGGCCGTAAGGGCCATGATGACTTGACGTCATCCCCACCTTCCTCCGGTTTGTCACCGGCAGTCTCCTTAGAGTGCCCACCATGACGTGCTGGTAACTAAGGACAAGGGTTGCGCTCGTTACGGGACTTAACCCAACATCTCACGACACGAGCTGACGACAGCCATGCAGCACCTGTCTCAATGTTCCCGAAGGCACCCTTCCATCTCTGGAAAGTTCATTGGATGTCAAGGCCTGGTAAGGTTCTTCGCGTTGCTTCGAATTAAACCACATGCTCCACCGCTTGTGCGGGCCCCCGTCAATTCATTTGAGTTTTAACCTTGCGGCCGTACTCCCCAGGCGGTCAACTTAATGCGTTAGCTGCGCCACTAAGAGCTCAAGGCTCCCAACGGCTAGTTGACATCGTTTACGGCGTGGACTACCAGGGTATCTAATCCTGTTTGCTCCCC
The window above is part of the Pseudomonas sp. B21-048 genome. Proteins encoded here:
- the rplK gene encoding 50S ribosomal protein L11 is translated as MAKKITAYIKLQVKAAQANPSPPVGPALGQHGVNIMEFCKAFNARTQGLEPGLPTPVIITVYSDRSFTFETKSTPASVLLKKAAGLTSGSARPNTVKVGTVTRAQLEEIAKTKNADLTAADMEAAVRTIAGSARSMGLNVEGV
- the nusG gene encoding transcription termination/antitermination protein NusG; the protein is MAKRWYVVHAYSGYEKHVMRSLVERVKLAGMEDGFGEILVPTEEVVEMRNGQKRKSERKFFPGYVLVQMDMNEGTWHLVKDTPRVMGFIGGTADKPAPITDKEAEAILRRVADGSDKPKPKTLFEPGESVRVNDGPFADFTGTVEEVNYEKSRIQVAVLIFGRSTPVELEFSQVEKV
- the secE gene encoding preprotein translocase subunit SecE, with protein sequence MTPKAEAQGSRFDLLKWLVVVALVVVGVVGNQYYSASPILYRVLALLVIAAVAAFVGLQTIKGRSFFVLVKEARTEIRKVVWPTRQETTQTTLIVVAVVLVMALLLWGLDSLLGWLVSLIVG
- a CDS encoding pantothenate kinase, coding for MILELDCGNSFIKWRVLGEDVRRVVGEGVVDADLALLESLKGLKGLALMHCRLVSVRTAEETSALISLLTEAFSVSVVCAAPAREMSGVRNGYEEFERLGLDRWLAVLGGFHLASGACLVLDFGTAVTADFIAGDGEHLGGFICPGMPLMRNQLRTHTRRIRYGDLAGERALESLVPGRTTVEAVERGCLLMLRGFVLTQLELARSYWGDDFAVFLTGGDADLVSEIVPEARVVPDLVFVGLAMACPLS
- the birA gene encoding bifunctional biotin--[acetyl-CoA-carboxylase] ligase/biotin operon repressor BirA, which gives rise to MLTLLKLLKDGRFHSGQALGAALGVSRSAVWKQLQHLEAELGLSIHKVRGRGYQLAVPLTLLDPAEISVRAPSCEWPILVFDSIDSTNAEALRAIERGQPAPFLVLAERQTAGRGRRGRKWVSPFAENIYYSLVLRIDGGMRQLEGLSLVVGLAVMQALRGLGISGVGLKWPNDVLVGQQKIAGILLELVGDPADVCHVVIGVGINVNMQMTDEVDQQWTSMRLESGKAVDRNHLVAELGLTLQAYLNRHQVGGFPAIQAEWEQNHLWQGRAVSLIAGVSQIDGEVLGIDSQGALRLKVNGVEKVFSGGELSLRLRDDS